The Lysobacter gummosus genome includes a region encoding these proteins:
- a CDS encoding acyl carrier protein, whose product MSNREQWLRNAMADVMQIEPAQISVEQSFAEQGVDSLMGLRLTRALQDDLGVEIELEWLFDYPNIRELAGYLDSQFGERAEESAATTA is encoded by the coding sequence ATGAGTAATCGCGAGCAGTGGCTCAGGAATGCGATGGCGGACGTGATGCAGATCGAGCCTGCGCAGATATCGGTGGAACAATCGTTCGCCGAGCAGGGCGTGGATTCGCTGATGGGGCTGCGGTTGACCCGCGCCTTGCAGGACGACCTTGGAGTAGAGATCGAACTGGAGTGGTTGTTCGATTATCCGAATATCCGCGAGTTGGCCGGATATCTCGATAGCCAGTTCGGCGAGCGCGCCGAAGAATCCGCTGCGACGACGGCATAA
- a CDS encoding fatty acyl-AMP ligase, which translates to MSTFPNIVHERGLSQPDRIACRFFKGASLIPEDLSFGELWRRSSALAQRLQAMGLRGERAVLVCKSQATFVEAFYACLLAGVVAVPTAPPRRQVLQSRLQLIVGDAQARALLFDADELLQAELHEGGEALIKIDLREPSDAFVSSAEPWRPVSPEADAPAFLQYTSGSTGDPKGVIVTHGNLIDNCASIREAMEISADSVLFTALPLFHDMGLVGGVLQLMYSGCSAGFMSPAEFVQYPERWLQIISRYRVTVSGGPNFMYELAAGSVSDEQLQGVDLSCWRVAFCGAEPIKASTIERFGDRYGAYGFDAGAFYPCYGMAESTLFITGTSVGQAPRFAHREGARVVGCGHVRGDVRLEIVDPDTQLRVRAGEVGEIWVSSASVARGYWRRPELSARIFGARIEGGDEAYLRTGDLGFISDDQLYIAGRLKDLIIVSGRKYAPQDIEHECERSHGALRQAGGAAFSIEDGGRESVVVVFELKREWLRRRSEWDEVARAMRASVSAAYGLPLSEVVLIAPGSLPRTSSGKVRRAQCRMDYLAGVWEPAVEV; encoded by the coding sequence ATGTCGACTTTTCCCAATATCGTGCACGAGCGAGGGCTTTCGCAGCCCGATCGAATCGCATGCCGCTTCTTCAAGGGCGCTTCGCTGATCCCGGAAGACCTCAGCTTCGGCGAATTATGGCGGCGTTCGTCCGCGCTGGCGCAGCGGTTGCAGGCGATGGGCTTGCGCGGTGAGCGCGCGGTGCTGGTGTGCAAATCGCAGGCGACATTCGTCGAGGCGTTCTATGCATGTTTGCTGGCCGGCGTGGTCGCGGTGCCGACCGCGCCGCCGCGCCGGCAGGTGTTGCAGAGCCGCTTGCAGTTGATCGTCGGCGACGCGCAGGCGCGCGCGCTATTGTTCGACGCCGACGAATTGCTGCAGGCGGAATTGCACGAAGGCGGCGAGGCGCTGATCAAGATCGACTTGCGCGAACCGTCGGATGCGTTCGTGAGCTCGGCCGAGCCATGGCGCCCGGTTTCGCCCGAAGCCGATGCGCCGGCGTTCCTTCAATACACCTCCGGATCGACCGGCGATCCGAAGGGCGTGATCGTCACCCACGGCAACCTGATCGACAACTGCGCGTCGATCCGGGAAGCGATGGAAATCAGCGCCGATTCGGTACTTTTTACCGCTTTGCCGCTGTTCCACGACATGGGGTTGGTCGGCGGCGTACTGCAGCTGATGTACTCGGGTTGTTCGGCCGGATTCATGTCGCCGGCGGAGTTCGTCCAGTACCCCGAGCGCTGGCTGCAGATCATTTCCAGATACCGCGTGACCGTCAGCGGCGGTCCGAATTTCATGTACGAACTGGCCGCCGGCTCGGTCAGCGATGAACAACTGCAGGGCGTCGATCTGTCGTGTTGGCGGGTGGCGTTCTGCGGCGCCGAACCGATCAAGGCGAGCACGATCGAACGCTTCGGCGATCGCTACGGCGCTTACGGTTTCGACGCGGGCGCGTTCTATCCGTGCTACGGCATGGCCGAGTCGACGCTGTTCATCACCGGCACCTCGGTCGGGCAGGCGCCGCGGTTCGCGCATCGCGAGGGCGCGCGGGTGGTCGGCTGCGGCCATGTGCGCGGAGACGTTCGGCTCGAAATCGTCGATCCAGACACGCAGCTGCGCGTGCGCGCCGGCGAGGTCGGCGAGATTTGGGTCAGCAGCGCAAGCGTTGCGCGAGGTTATTGGCGACGGCCGGAGCTCAGTGCGCGGATTTTCGGCGCCCGCATCGAAGGCGGCGACGAGGCTTATCTGCGCACCGGCGATCTGGGTTTCATCAGCGACGATCAGCTCTACATCGCTGGACGACTCAAGGATCTGATCATCGTCAGCGGGCGCAAGTACGCGCCGCAGGACATCGAGCACGAATGCGAGCGCAGCCACGGCGCGTTGCGTCAGGCGGGCGGCGCGGCGTTCTCGATCGAAGACGGTGGACGCGAGTCGGTGGTGGTCGTGTTCGAACTCAAGCGCGAATGGCTGCGCCGCCGGTCCGAGTGGGACGAGGTCGCGCGCGCGATGCGCGCCAGCGTCAGTGCGGCGTACGGCTTGCCGCTGTCGGAAGTGGTGCTGATCGCGCCGGGCAGTCTGCCGCGCACGTCCAGCGGCAAGGTCCGGCGCGCGCAATGCCGGATGGATTACCTCGCGGGCGTGTGGGAGCCCGCGGTAGAAGTTTGA
- a CDS encoding penicillin acylase family protein, producing the protein MYLRSHPLTARLIVFVLLPLLGCALWMWSNVRNSLPSEGTIQITEGVGAPVTLSRDEHGVVHVSAGNDRDAFFAIGYAQAQDRLWQLELQRRMARGRLSEVLGKDSIDADVLFRTLGLYESARSAWPALSAPARASLTAYTAGINARLAHTAQLPAEFRILGVKPEPWTEIDSLAWIKVFALDLGGNYRREIDRFVAQSALTPEQVAIFFPEYPAQAPTTVASVEQAQSLLAMADSQHELQSKLRLAAPNTGSNAWAVAGRHTADGGALLANDPHLGLQIPSLWYAISVDTPTLKVSGMSLIGLPVVVFGRNAQIAWGGTNMMADTQDLFFERADASGANYETDGVWQPFQVRSEVFNVRADFPEKLRRQYAPVTLQVRSSRHGPIISDHFKVFDQPVALRWTSLDAADTSYEAFFRMNYARDWNEFKQALSHHVAPAMNMLYADRAGNIGYLGAGRIPVRSRGEGTIPSPGWDSSYGWSGEVPPTQWPQAYNPPSGYLVSANNRVVGEDYPYFVSHDWASPARAQRIEQLLRQRIGSGRKLVAEDMQRIQADTVDLDAAAMMTRLRERLPQGEHGAQAATYLRGWNGDMRADSQAASIFHVWMQHFRSTLFADQLQGTWNNPQRTRLLRRLGDSVRLERLGRLIQDDPTGWCDNRDTSRRETCEQALASSQASALDELHKLRGGWSMRDWQWGQVQKTVYTHIPMSAMKPLDKVFERRIGNGGSSNSINVASSNFAYADGYLQDFGAGFRQVIALSPRQVTHWYMNSTGQSGNAMSPHYDDMVEPFRDVRYYRLRTSADGALPAPNTASMAAAGASR; encoded by the coding sequence ATGTACTTGCGCAGCCACCCACTGACCGCACGACTGATCGTGTTCGTGCTGTTGCCGCTGCTGGGTTGCGCGTTGTGGATGTGGAGCAACGTCAGGAACAGCCTTCCGTCCGAGGGCACGATCCAGATCACCGAAGGCGTCGGCGCGCCGGTCACGCTGTCGCGCGATGAGCACGGCGTCGTGCACGTCAGTGCCGGCAATGACCGCGACGCGTTCTTCGCCATCGGCTATGCGCAGGCGCAAGACCGCTTGTGGCAACTGGAGTTGCAGCGGCGCATGGCGCGCGGCCGGCTCAGCGAGGTGCTCGGCAAGGACAGCATCGACGCCGACGTTCTGTTCCGCACGCTGGGTCTTTACGAATCGGCGCGATCGGCCTGGCCGGCCTTGAGCGCGCCGGCGCGGGCCTCGCTCACCGCCTACACCGCGGGCATCAACGCCAGGCTGGCGCACACCGCGCAACTGCCGGCGGAATTCCGCATTCTCGGCGTGAAGCCCGAGCCGTGGACCGAGATCGATTCGCTCGCCTGGATCAAGGTGTTCGCGCTGGACCTGGGCGGCAACTATCGTCGCGAAATCGATCGCTTTGTTGCCCAGAGCGCGCTGACGCCGGAGCAGGTCGCGATCTTCTTTCCGGAGTATCCCGCGCAGGCGCCGACCACGGTCGCTTCGGTCGAACAAGCGCAAAGCCTGCTGGCGATGGCCGATTCGCAGCACGAGCTGCAAAGCAAGCTGCGCCTGGCCGCGCCCAACACCGGCAGCAACGCCTGGGCCGTCGCCGGCCGGCATACCGCCGACGGCGGCGCCCTGCTCGCCAACGATCCCCACCTGGGCCTACAGATTCCGTCGCTGTGGTATGCGATCAGCGTGGACACGCCGACGCTCAAAGTCTCCGGCATGAGCCTGATCGGCCTGCCGGTGGTGGTGTTCGGCCGCAACGCACAGATCGCCTGGGGCGGCACCAACATGATGGCCGACACCCAGGACCTGTTCTTCGAACGCGCCGACGCGAGCGGAGCGAACTACGAGACCGACGGCGTCTGGCAACCGTTCCAGGTGCGCAGCGAAGTCTTCAACGTCCGCGCCGACTTCCCGGAAAAGCTTCGTCGCCAGTACGCGCCGGTGACGCTGCAGGTGCGCAGCAGCCGCCACGGGCCGATCATCAGCGATCACTTCAAGGTGTTCGACCAACCCGTGGCGCTGCGCTGGACCAGCCTGGACGCGGCCGATACCAGTTACGAAGCCTTCTTCCGCATGAACTATGCGCGCGACTGGAACGAGTTCAAGCAGGCCTTGAGCCATCACGTCGCGCCAGCGATGAACATGCTCTACGCCGATCGCGCCGGCAACATCGGCTATCTCGGCGCAGGCCGCATTCCGGTGCGCAGCCGCGGCGAAGGCACTATCCCCTCGCCCGGCTGGGATTCCAGCTACGGTTGGTCCGGCGAAGTGCCGCCCACGCAATGGCCGCAGGCGTACAACCCGCCGTCGGGTTACCTGGTCAGCGCGAACAACCGCGTGGTCGGCGAGGACTATCCCTATTTCGTCTCGCACGACTGGGCTTCGCCGGCGCGGGCGCAACGCATCGAACAACTGTTGCGGCAACGCATCGGCTCCGGCCGCAAACTTGTCGCCGAGGATATGCAACGCATCCAGGCCGACACCGTCGACCTGGACGCCGCCGCGATGATGACGCGTCTTCGCGAGCGCTTGCCGCAAGGCGAGCACGGCGCTCAGGCTGCCACCTACCTGCGCGGCTGGAACGGCGACATGCGCGCCGACAGTCAGGCCGCGAGCATCTTCCACGTGTGGATGCAGCATTTCCGCAGCACCTTGTTCGCCGATCAGCTGCAGGGCACCTGGAACAACCCGCAACGCACGCGCCTGCTGCGACGGCTCGGCGATAGCGTGCGCCTGGAGCGGCTCGGCCGCTTGATCCAGGACGACCCGACCGGCTGGTGCGACAACCGCGACACGTCGCGACGCGAAACCTGCGAGCAGGCGCTGGCCAGTTCCCAGGCCAGCGCCCTGGATGAACTGCACAAACTGCGAGGCGGCTGGAGCATGCGCGACTGGCAGTGGGGGCAAGTGCAGAAGACCGTGTACACGCATATCCCGATGAGCGCCATGAAGCCTCTGGACAAGGTGTTCGAGCGCCGGATCGGCAACGGCGGGTCCAGCAATTCCATCAACGTGGCCTCGTCCAACTTCGCCTACGCCGACGGTTACCTGCAGGACTTCGGCGCGGGTTTTCGCCAGGTGATCGCACTCAGCCCCAGGCAGGTGACGCATTGGTACATGAATTCGACCGGGCAATCGGGTAATGCGATGAGTCCGCACTACGACGACATGGTCGAACCGTTCCGCGATGTCCGCTATTACCGTTTGCGCACCTCCGCCGACGGTGCCCTCCCCGCGCCGAACACCGCTTCGATGGCGGCGGCAGGAGCCAGCCGATGA
- a CDS encoding cyclic peptide export ABC transporter, translated as MKLFSQFSARAPNRVFVSILLGGLSGICYSLLIPLVLSVIKDGDRRFDEVAAAPTHLFGLEIANAPFAAVFALVCVFILVARTLSQIMLTRVAIDVASDLRTRMYARIANAPLPALERIGAARMIAALTTDVPRIVLGARMMPDLLINIVTLIGMLGFLLVLNSDVFVFVLGCIAFGVASYQIPMLFGRRHFIRARHGFDGLQESIQGLIHGIKELKLNDSKRQAFFDDVLMAHEHQVRSSEKAGHTLVRAASNYGDLLSFFVIGSILFIFVNYHLVSTPELIGVIMALLYITGPVAMILNYIPQLTVSRVSVQRVAKLFEEIPAESIDTVQEPAAQWDCVRFEQVSYHHQAAEGAGFQVGPLDLQIRKGQITFIVGGNGSGKSTLSKLITLHYRPTGGNIHFGEQTLSDATIGSLRQSIGAIYSDYYLFDRVLGSEERERLTELVEHYLKALQLDHKVKYRDGKFSTLSLSDGQRRRMALLAAILDDKDLYLFDEWAADQDPTFKAVFYYEILPALKRRNKAIVAISHDDRYFDVADQVVTLEDGKLASVTVRESEYVNESGATGGPKFVMRGGQDRDVVATHDATTDIEDSIPHSTEALVRNELAQLASNDGA; from the coding sequence ATGAAATTGTTCAGCCAATTCTCCGCACGCGCGCCCAACCGGGTGTTCGTCTCGATCCTGCTCGGCGGCCTGTCCGGCATCTGCTATTCGCTGCTGATTCCGCTGGTGCTCAGCGTGATCAAGGACGGCGACCGCCGCTTCGACGAAGTCGCGGCGGCGCCGACGCACCTGTTCGGACTGGAGATCGCCAACGCGCCATTCGCCGCGGTGTTCGCGCTGGTGTGCGTGTTCATCCTGGTGGCGCGCACGCTATCGCAAATCATGCTGACCCGGGTCGCCATCGACGTGGCCTCGGACCTGCGCACGCGGATGTACGCGCGCATCGCCAACGCGCCCTTGCCGGCGCTGGAACGCATCGGCGCGGCGCGCATGATCGCCGCCCTGACCACCGACGTGCCGCGCATCGTGCTGGGCGCGCGGATGATGCCGGACCTGTTGATCAACATCGTCACCCTGATCGGCATGCTCGGCTTCCTGCTGGTGCTCAACTCGGATGTGTTCGTGTTCGTGCTGGGCTGCATCGCCTTCGGCGTGGCCAGCTATCAGATCCCGATGCTGTTCGGCCGCCGCCATTTCATACGCGCGCGTCACGGTTTCGATGGATTGCAGGAGTCCATCCAGGGCCTGATCCACGGCATCAAGGAACTCAAGCTCAACGACAGCAAGCGCCAGGCGTTTTTCGACGATGTGCTGATGGCGCACGAGCATCAGGTCCGCTCCAGCGAGAAGGCCGGCCACACCCTGGTGCGCGCGGCGAGCAATTACGGCGACCTGCTCAGCTTCTTCGTGATCGGCTCGATCCTCTTCATTTTCGTCAACTATCATCTGGTCAGCACGCCGGAGCTGATCGGCGTGATCATGGCCCTGCTCTACATCACCGGTCCGGTGGCGATGATCCTCAACTACATCCCGCAGTTGACGGTCTCGCGCGTGTCGGTACAGCGGGTGGCGAAGCTGTTCGAGGAAATTCCCGCCGAGTCGATCGACACCGTGCAGGAGCCGGCCGCGCAATGGGACTGCGTGCGCTTCGAACAGGTCAGCTATCACCATCAGGCCGCCGAGGGCGCGGGCTTCCAGGTCGGGCCGCTGGATCTGCAGATCCGCAAAGGCCAGATCACTTTCATTGTCGGCGGCAACGGCTCGGGTAAATCGACGCTGAGCAAGCTGATCACCCTGCACTACCGCCCGACCGGCGGCAATATCCACTTCGGCGAACAGACGCTCAGCGACGCCACCATCGGCTCGCTGCGCCAGTCGATCGGCGCGATCTATTCCGACTACTACCTGTTCGACCGCGTACTCGGCTCCGAGGAACGCGAACGGTTGACCGAACTGGTCGAGCATTACCTCAAGGCGCTGCAACTCGACCACAAGGTGAAGTACCGCGACGGCAAGTTCTCCACCCTGTCGCTATCCGACGGCCAGCGCCGCCGCATGGCGCTGCTGGCGGCGATTCTCGACGACAAGGACCTGTACCTGTTCGACGAATGGGCCGCCGACCAGGACCCGACCTTCAAGGCGGTGTTCTATTACGAAATCCTGCCGGCGCTGAAGCGGCGCAACAAGGCGATCGTCGCGATCAGCCACGACGATCGTTACTTCGACGTCGCCGATCAGGTGGTGACGCTGGAGGACGGCAAGCTGGCCAGCGTGACTGTGCGCGAGAGCGAATACGTCAACGAGTCGGGGGCGACGGGTGGGCCGAAGTTCGTGATGCGGGGCGGACAAGACCGGGACGTTGTGGCCACGCACGATGCGACCACGGATATCGAGGATTCGATCCCGCACAGCACCGAAGCGCTCGTGCGCAACGAACTGGCGCAATTGGCTTCGAACGATGGGGCTTGA
- a CDS encoding tetratricopeptide repeat protein has product MAEDMDARIAQLRDFFRHDPDNADLACALADALCARADYAAADAVLGGLSVESAVDSGVRFRAARLALISGRYEAAEAGYRQLLASGDDSLAVLHDLAFSQLCLRRLDAAHASIDQALLRFGREPVLLILKARTFAISGEYDAGIALLDEATTAAPEDASAHGVRALTLFDAGHQDLAETAAATALALDPGQHEALLVAGTQSLWRAELDLAHARLQEALRLHPNSGRALSGYGQLQMLQRDLPAARVTVENAVRAMPDHIGTWHALAWAQLLQGDQDAALASYRGAYEVDRNFADTHGGLALISVLRGDHAGAELELKRAQRLDANSPTARYAQSLLLQARGDEAGAEALLDGLLQDKAVPAREFARQLKLRLQSGEGRR; this is encoded by the coding sequence ATGGCGGAAGATATGGATGCGCGTATCGCGCAGTTGCGCGATTTTTTCCGGCACGATCCGGACAACGCCGATCTGGCGTGCGCTCTGGCCGACGCGTTGTGCGCGCGCGCGGACTATGCCGCCGCCGACGCGGTCCTGGGCGGATTGTCCGTCGAATCGGCTGTTGACTCGGGCGTGCGGTTTCGCGCCGCCAGGCTGGCTCTGATCAGCGGCAGGTACGAGGCGGCCGAAGCCGGCTATCGACAACTGCTGGCGTCAGGTGACGATAGTTTGGCGGTTCTGCACGATCTGGCCTTCAGCCAACTGTGCCTGCGGCGTCTTGATGCCGCCCACGCGAGTATCGATCAGGCTCTGCTGCGGTTCGGCCGCGAACCGGTCTTGCTGATACTGAAGGCGCGCACCTTCGCCATATCGGGAGAATACGACGCGGGGATCGCGCTGTTGGACGAAGCGACGACGGCGGCGCCTGAAGATGCTTCGGCTCATGGGGTGCGGGCGCTGACGTTGTTCGACGCGGGTCATCAGGATCTTGCCGAAACCGCCGCCGCAACCGCTTTGGCGCTCGATCCCGGCCAGCATGAAGCCTTGTTGGTCGCTGGCACGCAGTCGTTGTGGCGCGCTGAGCTGGATCTCGCTCATGCTCGTTTGCAAGAGGCATTGCGGCTTCATCCGAACTCGGGGCGCGCGCTTTCCGGCTACGGGCAGTTGCAAATGCTTCAACGCGATCTGCCGGCGGCGCGGGTCACTGTCGAGAACGCCGTGCGGGCGATGCCGGATCATATCGGCACTTGGCACGCGCTGGCCTGGGCGCAGCTATTGCAAGGCGATCAGGACGCTGCGCTGGCGAGTTATCGCGGCGCCTACGAGGTCGATCGCAACTTTGCCGATACCCACGGCGGGTTGGCGTTGATTTCGGTGCTACGAGGCGATCACGCCGGAGCCGAACTCGAACTCAAGCGCGCTCAACGATTGGATGCGAACTCGCCGACCGCGCGCTACGCGCAGTCGTTGCTGCTGCAGGCGCGGGGGGACGAGGCGGGTGCCGAGGCATTGCTCGACGGTCTGCTGCAAGACAAAGCCGTGCCGGCGCGCGAGTTCGCCCGCCAGCTGAAGCTGCGTTTGCAGTCCGGCGAAGGCCGGCGCTAA